In the genome of Olsenella profusa DSM 13989, one region contains:
- a CDS encoding biotin transporter BioY, whose protein sequence is MNTHESNLFSDISLRGARPIIKTVLCVTAAALLLCLSASVEIPLQPVPFTLQVLALGIIAATFDPGEAVASVLVYIAIGALGAPVFSGAMGGLLRLVGPTGGFIVGFVPGVAVGSFVRKLLIRHRMPRPIATFLALGAMMVIIYLLGWGQLALVAHLSPTAAFAAGVAPFVTLDMLKAVIATSVACAIDAAATAR, encoded by the coding sequence ATGAATACACACGAAAGCAACCTGTTCTCAGACATCAGCCTCCGTGGGGCGCGCCCCATCATCAAGACCGTCCTGTGCGTGACGGCCGCGGCGCTGTTGCTCTGCCTCTCGGCCTCTGTTGAGATTCCCCTCCAACCGGTGCCCTTCACCCTACAGGTTCTGGCCCTGGGCATCATTGCGGCAACGTTTGATCCCGGCGAGGCGGTCGCAAGCGTACTCGTCTACATCGCCATCGGCGCCTTGGGCGCACCCGTGTTCTCTGGCGCCATGGGTGGGCTGCTGCGCCTTGTGGGCCCCACGGGGGGCTTCATTGTGGGCTTCGTCCCGGGTGTCGCGGTGGGGTCGTTCGTCCGCAAGTTGCTCATCAGACACAGGATGCCCCGCCCCATCGCGACGTTCCTCGCGCTTGGTGCCATGATGGTCATCATCTACCTGCTTGGTTGGGGCCAGCTCGCACTCGTCGCTCACCTCTCCCCCACCGCTGCCTTTGCCGCCGGTGTGGCCCCCTTCGTCACCCTGGACATGCTCAAGGCAGTCATCGCCACCAGTGTGGCATGCGCCATCGACGCGGCGGCAACGGCAAGGTAG
- a CDS encoding serine O-acetyltransferase, producing MQGASLSRNVAAFRTRYNDENELFGPRHRCFPRRDTCVALLKDIRSLMFPGYFDDASAAGESSDLLMGEKLLHIERVLQDQVSNALLFGDASLDADVVSERASEKVSSFMDALPGVHSLLLKDIEALFDGDPAAESYAEVLVSYPGLFAIFVYRMAHVLYELEVPLIPRLMTEYAHGKTGIDINPGAQIGEYFFIDHGTGVVIGETTVIGDHVKLYQGVTLGALSLRKGQELSGTKRHPTLGDNVTVYSNASILGGETVIGSGAVISGSAFVVESVPENARVKLKDQEITIRKPDEPEAPWFYVI from the coding sequence ATGCAGGGCGCTAGTCTCAGCAGGAACGTTGCCGCGTTCAGGACTCGCTACAACGACGAGAACGAGCTCTTTGGCCCGCGCCATCGCTGCTTCCCCCGGCGTGACACCTGCGTCGCCCTGCTGAAGGACATCCGCAGTCTCATGTTCCCCGGCTACTTTGACGATGCGAGTGCCGCAGGCGAGAGCTCCGACCTGCTGATGGGGGAGAAGCTGCTGCACATCGAGCGCGTCCTTCAGGATCAGGTGAGCAACGCCCTGCTCTTTGGGGACGCCTCGCTGGATGCGGACGTCGTGAGCGAACGGGCGTCCGAGAAGGTCTCGTCGTTCATGGATGCGCTCCCAGGGGTGCACTCCCTGCTGCTCAAGGACATCGAGGCGCTCTTCGACGGTGACCCGGCGGCGGAGAGCTATGCCGAGGTGCTCGTCTCCTATCCGGGGCTCTTCGCGATCTTCGTCTATCGCATGGCCCACGTGCTCTATGAGCTCGAGGTCCCCCTGATCCCGCGCCTCATGACCGAGTACGCGCACGGCAAGACGGGCATCGACATCAACCCGGGCGCGCAGATCGGCGAGTACTTCTTCATCGATCATGGTACGGGCGTCGTCATTGGCGAGACGACCGTCATCGGTGATCACGTGAAGCTCTATCAGGGCGTCACGCTCGGCGCGCTCTCCCTGCGCAAGGGGCAGGAGCTCTCAGGCACCAAGCGCCATCCCACGCTGGGTGACAACGTGACCGTCTACTCCAACGCGAGCATCCTAGGTGGCGAGACCGTGATCGGCAGCGGTGCCGTCATCAGTGGCAGCGCCTTCGTGGTGGAGTCGGTACCCGAGAATGCGCGCGTCAAGCTCAAGGATCAGGAGATCACCATCCGCAAGCCGGATGAGCCCGAGGCGCCCTGGTTCTACGTCATCTAG
- a CDS encoding nitroreductase family protein yields MGFMELARQRYSVRRFSGERPSQGLLDRLLECLLVAPTAKNMQSERIYVLQSDEALAKVDAITKCRYGAPIVLLFAYDQTKDYQNPWEPQFHSGEQDVSIVATHVMLRAVELGLGTIWVNWYHVSESERLFGLPQSERSVLLMPVGYPAEEARPSRSHMESRPLFDLVRYR; encoded by the coding sequence ATGGGCTTCATGGAGCTTGCCAGGCAACGCTATTCGGTGCGGAGGTTCTCAGGCGAGAGACCCTCCCAGGGGCTGCTCGATCGGCTGCTGGAATGTCTGCTTGTGGCGCCCACGGCCAAGAACATGCAATCTGAGCGCATCTATGTGCTCCAAAGCGATGAGGCGCTCGCCAAGGTGGATGCCATCACCAAATGTCGTTATGGTGCACCCATCGTGCTGCTGTTTGCGTATGACCAGACCAAGGACTATCAGAATCCCTGGGAGCCCCAGTTCCATTCCGGCGAGCAGGACGTGAGCATCGTCGCCACCCATGTCATGCTGCGTGCGGTGGAGCTAGGCCTGGGTACCATCTGGGTCAACTGGTATCACGTGTCGGAATCCGAGCGGCTCTTCGGCCTTCCCCAGAGCGAGCGCAGCGTGCTCCTGATGCCGGTGGGCTATCCTGCCGAGGAGGCACGACCGTCCCGTTCGCACATGGAATCGCGCCCACTTTTTGATTTGGTGCGGTATCGGTAG
- a CDS encoding iron-containing alcohol dehydrogenase yields the protein MLNFTHDIPTKLHFGKGAIEHLAPALDAFGKNVLLAYGGGSVKRSGLYDTILDILRDGNFKVTELDGIEPNPRIESVERGVELCRQNGIDVILAVGGGSTIDCGKAVATGIFWEGALWDMVTSRHGQLRALPIVDVLTIAATGSEFDGGGVISNMALNQKVGNSYTYPAVSICDPTYTFTVPAYQTAAGSADIMSHVFEGYFSRTMDSDLSDGIAEAILKSVMRNCPTALANPEDYEARANLMADSSVACSGIPEYGKQSTGWPCHAMEHQLSAFYDITHGVGLAILTPRWMRHILAKDATTLPRFVRFARNVMGLDGDDELSLAHAAIDALEDYLTSTGIPMALTELGIGREHFAEMTARANRGGRLDNAFVPLTDEDIEQILEACL from the coding sequence ATGCTCAACTTCACCCACGACATCCCAACCAAGCTCCACTTCGGCAAGGGCGCCATCGAACACCTGGCGCCGGCGCTCGACGCCTTCGGCAAGAACGTGCTATTGGCCTACGGCGGCGGCTCGGTCAAGAGGTCCGGCCTCTACGACACCATCCTCGACATCCTGCGCGACGGGAACTTCAAGGTCACCGAGCTCGACGGCATCGAGCCCAACCCCCGCATCGAGTCGGTCGAGCGCGGCGTGGAGCTCTGCAGACAGAACGGCATCGACGTCATCCTGGCAGTTGGCGGTGGCTCCACCATCGACTGCGGCAAGGCCGTCGCGACCGGCATCTTCTGGGAGGGCGCCCTGTGGGACATGGTCACCTCGCGCCATGGCCAGCTGCGCGCACTGCCCATCGTCGACGTGCTCACCATCGCGGCGACCGGCTCCGAGTTCGACGGTGGCGGTGTGATCTCCAACATGGCCCTCAACCAGAAGGTCGGCAACAGCTATACCTATCCTGCCGTCTCCATCTGCGACCCCACCTACACCTTCACGGTGCCTGCCTACCAGACCGCCGCCGGCTCCGCCGACATCATGAGCCACGTCTTCGAGGGCTACTTCAGCCGCACCATGGACTCCGACCTCTCCGATGGCATCGCCGAGGCCATCCTCAAGTCGGTCATGCGCAACTGCCCCACCGCCCTCGCCAATCCCGAGGACTACGAGGCGCGCGCCAACCTCATGGCCGACTCCTCGGTGGCGTGCTCGGGCATTCCCGAGTACGGCAAGCAGTCCACCGGTTGGCCCTGCCATGCCATGGAGCACCAGCTCTCCGCCTTTTATGACATCACGCATGGCGTTGGCCTGGCCATCCTCACCCCGCGCTGGATGCGCCACATCCTGGCCAAGGACGCCACGACGCTGCCACGCTTCGTGAGGTTCGCCCGCAATGTGATGGGCCTCGACGGCGACGACGAACTCTCCCTCGCGCACGCCGCGATCGATGCGCTCGAGGACTACCTCACGTCCACGGGCATCCCCATGGCCCTCACCGAGCTGGGCATCGGCCGCGAGCACTTCGCCGAGATGACCGCGCGGGCCAACAGGGGCGGTCGCCTGGACAACGCCTTCGTACCGCTCACCGACGAGGACATCGAGCAGATCCTCGAGGCCTGCCTGTAG